One Thermodesulfobacteriota bacterium genomic window, CACGCGCCGAGCCGAGGAAGCCCCAGCTCGTCGAACAGACGGTTCGGGAGAGCGATGTGGAGGGCCATCGCCGAGTTCTTCCACCATCTGCGAGTGTTGGCCGCCACCTGGGCGGCCCGGTCCGGAGAGAGCCCCCGAGAAACCAGTTCCCGGTAGGTCGTCCGGCCCCGTTTCCACTGCTTAAGTTGGATCGCTCGGAGACGGTGACGGATCCACTCGTCCAGCTCTAGGAAGACCTTCGGGGTGTCGGCGAGCCGGAAGTAGTTCTTCCACCCCACCAGATACGACCGCAGCTCCCCCACGACCTGGTTGATGCTCCGCCCCGCGCTGCGGCGGGTCAGCCGTCGCACGCGCTCCTTCATCTCTTCGAGGGCCTTCTTCGCGACGCGCAATCGGACCTTCTTCGCCGGGGCCGTCCAAAAGGAAAACCCCAGGAACTTCCGGTCCCACACCCGCGCGACCGCGCTCTTCGACTCGTTGACCTGGAGATGGAGCCTGGAATACAGGCGTCGAAGCAGCGCCATGACCCGCTCGCCCGCACGCCGGGACTTGACGTAGACGTTGCCATCGTCGGCGTAGCGGACAAAGCGGTGACCCCGCCTCTCCAGCTCCTTGTCGACCTCATCGAGGAGCACGTTGGCCAGAAGCGGTGAGAGTGGCCCTCCCTGCGGAGTCCCCTCTTGCCGCTCCATGACCACCCCGTTCACCATCACCCCTGCTTCGAGGTAGCGGCGGATCAACCGCAGCACCCTCTTGTCCCCGGTCCGTCTCGACAGCCTCTCCATCAGGATGTCGTGATTGACTCGATCGAAGAACCGAGCCAAGTCGACGTCCACCACCCAGCGCCGGCCTTCCTGGACGTACTGCTGCGCCCGCCGTACTGCCTGGTGGGCGCTGCGTCCAGGCCGGAATCCGTAGCTGTGGTCGGAGAAGGTCGGGTCGAAGATCGGCTGGAGGACTTGAAGCAGGGCTTGCTGGATGAGCCGGTCCAGGACGGTCGGGATGCCGAGCTCGCGCTCGCCTCCTCCCGTCTTGGGGATCGTCTGCCGCCGGATTGCTTGAGGCCGGTAGGTCCCCGAGAGCAGCTGCTCCCGGATTCCTTCCCAGTTCTCCTGCAACCAGACGGGCAGATCCTCCACGGTCATCCCGTCGATGCCGGGGCTGCCCTTGTTCTCCTTCACCCGCTTGAACGCGGCCACCATGTTCGGGCGGCTGACCGCCCGTTCCATCAGACCGCTCGCTCCTGAGCCTTCCATCCTCCCGGGCGTCTTCGGGGTCTCCACGCTCCGTCCTACTCTCGGGGCTTCACCCCTACCCTCGAACGGGAGCTCCAGCTGCCTGGTCATCTGTGGCCTGACCCCTCCGTTCCCGGACGCTTCCAGCTCTTCTTCTCGTTCGGCCCTTCGCCGCCTCGCGGCGGCTACTACGGCCTCTGCTGACCTCTCGCTCCGCCGCTGGTCCGGCGTCGCCCTTTCAGGCGTCAGGCGAGATCTCCCCGGGTAAGAACACAGACCTTCCCCGCACGGCCGCCGGATCTACGCCGCTTCCCCTTGGTCACAAAGGCTTCGCGATCATGGGCTCGCTCGCCTCGGTCGGCAGCGCCTCCTATCCGGTTCTTGTCCATCGGCCCGCGGGTTCGTTCCGCGCTTCCTCCGGACGGTCGGTCACCCTTCCGCCCTTGCGCTTCCCTTCCCTCGCTGTGACCTGCTTAGGAGAGGGCTTGCACCTCCAAGCCTGTGTCCATGCCGGGCGCACCCAAAAGACGCGGGACCCGCTGCAGGGCCCCGCGTCTTCCACCCCCGGACTACGGGTCAGGTCTAGTTGACCGTGTTGCTCAGCACGAGGATCGACGTGCCTGCCTTCCCGTTGGCCGTGATCACGTAGCTCGTGTTGTCGTCGCTGACGTCCCAGTAGCAGACACCCGCGCCGTTGCCGGCCGCCCCGTCCGCGAACGCGTCGCCGCCGAACGGGTTGTCATAGTCGGCGTTCAGCACCAAGGCGACCGCGTCGGGATACGACCCGTTGGCCTGGACCGCCTCATCCTCCCCGTAGAGCTGGCAGGCGTGCGCGTTGCCCTTCACGCTGCCCTCACGGGCACGGTCCTGCAT contains:
- the ltrA gene encoding group II intron reverse transcriptase/maturase, with amino-acid sequence MEGSGASGLMERAVSRPNMVAAFKRVKENKGSPGIDGMTVEDLPVWLQENWEGIREQLLSGTYRPQAIRRQTIPKTGGGERELGIPTVLDRLIQQALLQVLQPIFDPTFSDHSYGFRPGRSAHQAVRRAQQYVQEGRRWVVDVDLARFFDRVNHDILMERLSRRTGDKRVLRLIRRYLEAGVMVNGVVMERQEGTPQGGPLSPLLANVLLDEVDKELERRGHRFVRYADDGNVYVKSRRAGERVMALLRRLYSRLHLQVNESKSAVARVWDRKFLGFSFWTAPAKKVRLRVAKKALEEMKERVRRLTRRSAGRSINQVVGELRSYLVGWKNYFRLADTPKVFLELDEWIRHRLRAIQLKQWKRGRTTYRELVSRGLSPDRAAQVAANTRRWWKNSAMALHIALPNRLFDELGLPRLGA